From one Microbulbifer sp. A4B17 genomic stretch:
- the ispF gene encoding 2-C-methyl-D-erythritol 2,4-cyclodiphosphate synthase — protein MSFRIGQGFDVHAFGPGDHVVLGGVQIPYGYGLVAHSDGDVLLHALSDALLGALALGDIGKHFPDNDEQFAGADSRNLLRHVVGLIDSKGYRLVNADMTLIAQAPKMAPHIDGMRVNIAADCGVDCDAISVKATTTEKLGFTGRGEGIAAQATVLLERKDV, from the coding sequence GTGAGTTTTCGAATAGGCCAGGGCTTTGATGTGCACGCATTTGGCCCTGGTGATCACGTAGTGCTCGGAGGAGTACAAATCCCCTATGGGTATGGTTTGGTAGCTCATTCTGACGGGGATGTTTTATTGCACGCCCTCTCGGATGCCTTATTGGGTGCTCTGGCCTTGGGAGATATTGGTAAACACTTTCCCGACAACGATGAACAGTTTGCCGGGGCAGATAGCAGAAACCTGCTTCGACATGTTGTTGGGTTAATCGATAGTAAAGGGTATCGCCTGGTTAATGCGGATATGACGTTGATTGCCCAAGCCCCCAAGATGGCTCCGCATATCGATGGAATGCGAGTCAATATTGCCGCTGACTGTGGTGTTGATTGCGATGCGATCAGTGTCAAAGCAACCACTACAGAAAAGCTTGGATTTACTGGTCGCGGTGAGGGTATCGCCGCGCAAGCTACCGTTTTATTAGAGCGCAAAGATGTCTGA
- the truD gene encoding tRNA pseudouridine(13) synthase TruD, protein MSEVWNLDWPRALGGAVISGDFRTEPEDFIVDELAVPPADKEGEHVYLQVKKRGANTAWVAKELAKLAGVQSRDVSFYGLKDRHAVTTQWFSVWLGQKPEADWSQINSDEISLLQAFRGPRKLRRGEHMGNRFRIRLRNVEGDRDKAEEVLQLIPKGVPNYFGEQRFGIDGNNLSLAKNLAEEDGRCRKSEKAFAMSAARSWLFNQILAERVNTGTWQSPLVGEPEDYPTGPLWGRGRNLSTDAQGELEEQVLSPWQPWCNWLEHCGLSQERRAMILSPEAFRYEWEGDHLIVEFALPPGTFATALLREIAQLVNVKQRT, encoded by the coding sequence ATGTCTGAAGTTTGGAATCTGGATTGGCCCCGAGCGCTCGGGGGTGCGGTAATTTCTGGTGATTTTCGCACAGAACCGGAAGACTTTATTGTCGATGAACTGGCTGTGCCACCGGCTGATAAAGAAGGTGAGCATGTTTACTTACAGGTTAAAAAGCGCGGGGCAAATACCGCCTGGGTTGCCAAGGAGTTGGCGAAGTTAGCCGGGGTGCAAAGCCGGGATGTCAGCTTTTATGGTTTGAAAGACCGACATGCTGTTACCACTCAATGGTTCAGTGTATGGCTTGGACAAAAGCCAGAGGCAGACTGGTCGCAAATTAACAGCGATGAAATTTCATTGCTCCAGGCCTTCCGGGGACCACGCAAGTTGCGTCGCGGTGAGCATATGGGGAATCGCTTCAGGATTCGTCTGCGCAATGTAGAAGGTGATCGGGACAAAGCAGAAGAAGTACTTCAGCTGATCCCCAAAGGAGTACCCAATTACTTCGGTGAACAGCGCTTTGGGATTGATGGCAATAACCTTAGCCTGGCAAAAAACTTAGCTGAAGAGGACGGTCGTTGCCGCAAAAGCGAAAAGGCCTTCGCCATGTCTGCTGCCCGTAGCTGGCTGTTCAATCAGATTTTGGCTGAACGAGTCAATACCGGAACCTGGCAGAGCCCCCTCGTTGGAGAGCCTGAAGATTACCCAACCGGGCCTCTTTGGGGGCGCGGTAGAAACCTGTCAACGGATGCCCAGGGAGAGTTGGAGGAGCAAGTGTTGTCTCCGTGGCAGCCTTGGTGCAACTGGCTGGAGCACTGCGGTCTTAGCCAGGAACGCCGGGCCATGATTTTATCCCCTGAGGCGTTTCGTTATGAGTGGGAAGGTGATCACTTGATCGTCGAGTTCGCCTTGCCACCGGGTACTTTTGCTACGGCTTTGCTGCGGGAGATAGCTCAGCTGGTCAATGTTAAACAGCGTACATAA
- a CDS encoding protein-L-isoaspartate(D-aspartate) O-methyltransferase: MDRLRQEGLGMTSQRTRNRLIQRLREEGISNEEVLDVMASTPRHLFLDEALAIRAYEDTALPIGYGQTISQPYIVARMTELLLSRAKSLHRVLEVGTGSGYQTAILARLVEQLYSVERVEPLLETARHRLGELGYNNVEYKLSSGGFGWKEEGPYDAILAAAAPAIIPDELREQLAPNGVLVIPVGAEQQYLTMVTRREDSNKFDVEKLEAVRFVPLLGGVVR, from the coding sequence ATGGATCGCTTGAGACAAGAAGGTCTGGGAATGACTTCCCAGCGAACCCGCAATCGCTTGATCCAGCGATTGCGGGAAGAGGGGATTTCTAATGAAGAAGTGCTGGATGTAATGGCATCCACCCCTCGACACCTTTTTTTGGATGAAGCTCTGGCTATTCGAGCTTACGAGGACACCGCCTTGCCCATCGGTTATGGCCAAACCATCTCCCAGCCTTACATTGTTGCCCGTATGACTGAACTCCTGCTGAGTCGAGCAAAGTCTCTACACCGGGTGCTGGAAGTGGGCACTGGCTCTGGCTACCAAACGGCCATTCTTGCCCGTTTGGTGGAACAACTTTATTCCGTTGAGCGTGTCGAACCTCTATTGGAAACTGCTCGCCATAGGTTGGGAGAGCTGGGTTACAACAATGTAGAGTACAAGCTCAGTAGTGGGGGCTTCGGTTGGAAGGAAGAGGGGCCCTATGATGCAATCCTGGCCGCAGCGGCACCTGCAATAATTCCCGATGAGTTGCGAGAGCAATTGGCGCCCAACGGGGTTTTGGTAATTCCGGTGGGTGCTGAACAGCAATACCTGACGATGGTGACTCGCCGTGAGGACAGTAATAAATTTGATGTGGAAAAGTTGGAAGCGGTGCGCTTCGTGCCTTTACTGGGTGGTGTGGTTCGATGA
- a CDS encoding DUF368 domain-containing protein, with protein sequence MRFSEVLKSRYPGVLLRGMAMGAADVVPGVSGGTIAFITGIYQELLDSLSRIGPHCITLWRKEGFMSTWRYINGGFLLSLFLGILLSVFSLAHLISGLLQNYPIIVWSFFFGLVLASIVPIVRNIPRWSPSVMVFLVLGIALAVTVSEMRPSEIPATPLTLFLSGALAICAMAMPGISGAFLLLLIGIYPKVLAAVHNLQIANLLCFAAGAAIGLMLFSRLLSWLMRKYIARTMAFLAGVLLGSLKIIWPWKLPESGGIEVSSKLAPMLSNTSPLTFAEQTGNNAHLGSAISAALVAMILVLAVDFFGRGHREKSCATPQ encoded by the coding sequence ATGAGATTTTCTGAGGTTCTGAAAAGTCGTTATCCCGGAGTCTTACTTCGGGGAATGGCAATGGGTGCTGCCGATGTGGTACCCGGTGTCTCTGGGGGAACCATCGCTTTTATAACCGGCATTTACCAGGAGCTTCTGGACTCCCTCAGTAGAATCGGCCCGCATTGTATTACTTTGTGGCGGAAAGAGGGGTTTATGTCCACTTGGCGCTATATCAATGGGGGCTTTTTACTCTCCCTTTTCCTTGGGATTTTGCTAAGTGTTTTTAGCCTGGCTCACCTGATCAGTGGTTTACTGCAAAATTACCCAATAATTGTCTGGTCTTTCTTTTTTGGTCTGGTTCTCGCCTCAATTGTTCCTATTGTAAGAAATATCCCGCGGTGGTCACCATCCGTAATGGTATTTCTGGTACTGGGTATTGCGCTTGCAGTTACAGTGAGCGAGATGCGCCCCTCGGAAATACCGGCAACGCCCCTGACATTGTTTCTGTCTGGAGCCTTGGCAATATGTGCTATGGCCATGCCGGGAATCTCTGGTGCTTTCCTGTTGCTGTTAATTGGGATTTACCCCAAAGTTTTGGCTGCGGTTCACAACTTACAAATTGCAAATCTTTTGTGCTTTGCTGCAGGGGCTGCAATAGGCTTAATGCTTTTCAGCCGATTGCTGTCCTGGTTGATGCGCAAGTATATAGCCAGGACAATGGCATTTCTTGCCGGGGTTTTATTGGGTAGTTTAAAGATTATCTGGCCCTGGAAGTTGCCGGAATCTGGGGGAATAGAGGTCTCCAGCAAATTGGCTCCAATGTTATCCAATACTTCTCCGTTAACTTTTGCCGAACAGACTGGTAACAATGCCCATTTGGGAAGTGCAATCAGTGCGGCTCTAGTGGCAATGATCTTAGTCCTCGCTGTAGACTTCTTTGGCAGGGGGCACAGAGAGAAGTCTTGCGCCACTCCGCAATAA
- a CDS encoding peptidoglycan DD-metalloendopeptidase family protein, translating into MLGLLILLQAISSCSSHKAPSSSLRQPPSIKITHHTVSKGDTLYSIAWRYGKDFRHLAAINGIRSPYQIYPGQRIKLAGSVPTKSTVSAKNKQKVPVTKTKPKTTQPTTAKKSLTSSTKRQTTTSRRSGSVSWRWPAKGKVISHFRSGDPLRKGVDIAGEKGESVLAAADGTVIYAGSALRGYGKLLIVKHDEVYLSAYAHNHRLLVKEGSRVKAGQRIAELGSSGTDRNKLHFEIRKNGQPVDPLAYLP; encoded by the coding sequence ATATTAGGCTTGCTGATTTTGCTGCAGGCCATCTCCTCCTGTTCCAGCCACAAGGCTCCTTCAAGCTCCCTGCGCCAGCCACCCAGCATCAAGATTACTCATCATACGGTTAGTAAGGGGGATACCCTCTATTCCATAGCCTGGCGTTACGGTAAAGACTTTCGCCACTTAGCAGCGATAAATGGCATCCGCTCCCCTTACCAGATATACCCGGGACAGAGAATCAAGCTGGCTGGCTCTGTGCCAACCAAGAGCACTGTCAGTGCAAAAAACAAGCAAAAAGTGCCAGTTACGAAGACCAAGCCAAAGACGACACAGCCTACTACCGCTAAAAAATCTTTAACATCAAGTACGAAGCGCCAGACAACTACATCCCGGCGAAGTGGATCAGTCAGTTGGCGCTGGCCCGCCAAGGGGAAAGTGATTAGTCACTTCCGCTCTGGAGACCCGCTGCGTAAGGGAGTTGATATCGCGGGTGAAAAGGGAGAATCTGTACTGGCAGCGGCTGATGGCACCGTGATCTACGCAGGAAGCGCCTTGAGAGGTTATGGAAAGCTGCTGATCGTCAAGCACGATGAGGTTTACCTCAGTGCTTATGCACACAATCACCGGCTGCTCGTAAAGGAGGGCAGCAGGGTAAAAGCGGGGCAAAGGATAGCGGAACTGGGTTCGAGTGGTACCGACCGCAACAAGCTCCACTTTGAGATTCGCAAAAACGGTCAGCCAGTAGACCCTCTTGCCTACTTACCGTAA